In the Callospermophilus lateralis isolate mCalLat2 chromosome 7, mCalLat2.hap1, whole genome shotgun sequence genome, AATTTTATTATTGGCTCAAAATACAGAATAGGACTTTAAGGTATGAATCAACACATAGAAATctataaatgtaattttaaatactGTGAACCAAAAGGAAATTTTATGGcagaaaacacacagaaaaaCTTCATGTTCTATAGGTGGGGAAAAAAAGCTATATTTTAATCAcgttcacatttttatttttctagctcTAGAAAGTTTGGGATTTGGCTCTTATATCAGTGAAGTAAAAGAAGTCCTACAAGAATGCAAGACAGTAGCGTTAAAAAGAAGAAAGGCCAGTTCTCGTTTGGAAAACCTTGGCATTCCTGAAGAAGAGTTGTTAAGACAGCAACAGGAATTATTTGCAAAAGTAAGTgatacattttaaattatttcatctgAATACTATCCTGTTTGTTGACAGAAATTGTACTGGTTTCTGAAATCACTTCTTAAATCAACATATGTGTCTAGAGACTTCTCTTTCTCTGGCTAATCACTTGATTATAGAATCTGATATTTAGAGCTGGCCAGTTTGACTCAGGTtttataaaagtaaatatttacagCAACCTGTTTTCTAAAGAGAGCCACTCCAAATAAATACTGAGATTTTACTTTGATGTAGTTTCAGAcagaatgatcatttaaaagcctGAAAAGTATACCTAAATGTTAAGATTTAAAATGAATGGGTTAACAAGAAAATACTGTATCAGATTTTATGATAAGGAGGATACAAGGAAAATCTAATTGACATCTAATTTGTAGTTAAATTGGGTCTTTATTATACCTTTAAAACATTCTAATCTTAACATTTGTTAAAGAACTAATAAATAGGGGCTAAGGTTgtacacgtgtgaggcactgggttcagtactCAGCAGCACgtaaaaaataaaggtaatatgTCCATTTGCAActaacaaaaacattaaaaaaaagaactaataaatagagcagaaaaaggaagaaaagttttctTCTTGCTTTTGTAGTTCTCATTTCTACTCTATTAAGGATTAGCACTAGTATCTCTGTTTTTCAAAAGGAGGTAGAGGTGGCAAggctagttttttgttgttgttttgttactttttttattttttaagaaattggAAGATAGTTTGGGGTTGAATACAAGTGAGATTTTTCATTAGGTACTATAATAGCCATTAGAGAACTGAGAAGTATCATTTTAGTCGAACTCTTTCAAATTAGTATCATAATTGGTCTTCCTGCAGTTATATTAGTTTGGTTTACATGAAAAAGCATTTGAAGTGGgggttgtagctcggtggtagagctcttgcttgcctcatgtgtgtggggccttgggtttgatcctcagcaacacataaaaataaaataaagacgttgtgtccgccgaaaactaaaaaataaatattaaaaaaattctctctctctctcaaaataaataaataaagatattgtgtccatctacccaactaaaaaaaaatattaaaaaaaaaaaaagcatttgaagctggggctgtagctcagtggtaaagcacttgtctcaaatgtgtgaggcattgggtttgatcctcagcaccacataaaaataagtaaagatactgtgtgttcatctacaactaaaaaaaaatattaaaaaaaaagcatttgagtaggcctgtaatcccagctgctctgaaggctgaggcaggaggatcaggcagaaggatctcatgttcaaagcctgcttcagcaacggtgaggtgctaagcaactcagtgagattctgtctctaaataaaatacaaagtagggctggggatgtggcttagtggtcgaatgcccccgagttcaatccctggtacaaaaacaaaccaaaaaaaatctatttgtcatatatatattttttttttaatttattttattgggCATTAGGCATGAGGTACCATTTAATCAAGTAAAAAATATAACTTATCAACATTTAATGAGTTTTGCCTATGTGTTGATTACATTGTCAAATAATTTAcctttattatctcatttaatcataAGAACCTATGAAATAGGTACAAAAGAGGAAAAAGCCTCTAAGGCAATCCTGAACACATGCAAATTATATTATAATCTATATTATAATACATATGAATATGAGGTACCAAAGAAagaatgatgattttttttgccAGGGCAggagggtactagggattaaacccaggggttctcaaccactgagccacatccccagcccttttttattttttattttgagacaggtctcattaagttgcttgggGCATGGCTCAATTGCcaaggctagttttgaacttgtgattctcctgcctcagcctcttgagatactgggattacaagtatacgCCACAGTGCCCTGCCAAGGAGTGatggttttttaaaaacataaacagCTATTATTTTATTGATTCTCTACTATTGGAGATCACTAGGGGGCGCCAAATTAAATATACATGAAAGAAAGAAGATGATTTGCTAGATTCTTTACATACCTTGCaagattttaataaaataatgtaaattttattATGTTCATTTGCAACTTAGGAAAtagatccttccttccttccttccttcctccctcccttcctttttttctttctttctctcttcctttctttttttctttcttatattgGGGATCGTATCCAGAGGGACACTTCAACACTGAgctagctacatccctagtcctttttaatttgtattttgagacagggtctcactaagttgccaaggctagcctggaacttgcattcctcctgcctcaacatccCCTGTTGCTgaaattataggtgtgtaccaccatataTGGCTTGTCACCATTTTCTACGTAAATTTATTTTGGAAGTTTAAATAGAGTTTGATTTATCCTTGCCAGGGCAGAAAGATAAATGAAATAATCGTCTGTCTTCACCTCTATATCTGTCTTCACCTCTTTATCAtgataatctgcttttttttaaaaaaaatttttttagttgttaatgaaccatttattttatttatatgtggtgctaagaatcgaacccagtgcctcacacatgctaggcaaacactctgccactgagcccctgaTAATCTGCTTTTTTAaattcctctcttttttttttttaatatttcttagtttttgatggacctttattttatttatttgtatatggtactgagaatcgaacctagtgcgtcatacacgctaggcaagcgcgctaccactgagccacaacctcagctcctAATTCCTCTTTCTTATCTCCCTTAATTCTTACTCTGGCTTGTGGGTGAAGATTCCTAGTATTTATTCTTATGAAGAAGATCAGCAGAGAggtaaaattgtggcagctacctaGTACTTCTTCCCTGGAGAAAAGTTCTTAAGTTCTTAGTATGAAAGGAACTAAGTAAAtgtatcttttaaaattaattttacttcTACACTTTATTCAAATAGTAACACAGTGACAACCTCATTTTAAGCTAACTGCAGATATTTGGAAGGGGAGAACTTTAATATATCAAGGTTGAAGTTAAgtataaattaataattttatcATGTGGAAGTAAGAATGTTAACATATGCCAGGCACAGTGacgcatgcctgtagtcccaacagctcgggaggctgaagcaggaggatcatgaattcaaagcctgcCTTAGCAagagtgagacactaagcaactcagtgagaccctatctccaaacaaaatacaaaataggggtagggatgtggcttagtggtcaagtgcacctgagttcaatccccctgtactcaaaaggaaaaaaaaaaaaaagccaaaacaaACATAAAAGAACATTAACACATAATGAAAATTTCCAAAAAGAAGCAGTGAATTAGAAagtatatacctttttttttccccccacatcctcatttTAGAAGATACATACTTGGGAGAAGAAGGGCAGAAAAGGGaactactggggaatgatattggctaaATTATATTGTTAAGTTGTGtgttacaaatatgtaacaacaaatcccacaagtatgtataactgtaatgcaccaataaaaaataagaggGAAAAAATAAGATAAGTACTTGGGACGGTTGGGTAGAaggcaaaagagaaagaaatagtaaataccattgaaaataagaAGTTTTGGAAATGCATACAAATATATTAGTCAACAACAATTTTTAATGTGTTCAGAGAGCAAAATATAGAAGCTTATATGGAATCATGGTACCTAACAGTCAGTGAAGTTTGAAATATAAATAACACATACTTTTAGAGATCATTGAATAAACTATAAAATCAAGCACCTTTTCGATAAAGCTTTAATGGAGTTAAATTCTTTGAAATTTTATTCTGTCACAAAATTATGCAGAGTAGGTATTCTCAAATTGATTAAATTAACACCTTCCCCACCCCCACAGTTTTCTTGTGAACATTTAAATGTTTTTAGTGAAACATTCAGTCTCTTTTGAACTCTTTGAGTATTCctgccataaaaataaatatttctgttgGCAGGGTTGGGGGTGTTgtttgggggattgaacccaggggtgttttaccgtTGAGTTATAtctcaatttctttttaaattaattttgaggCAGTCTCATTAGGTTTctgagagcctcactaagttgctaaggcttgctttgaacctgggatccttctgccttagcctccatagttgctgggattagaggtgtgtgccacggCCAAGCTAACAATAAATATGCCTATGTATTAGAACTGTGTGCCTATTTCTTTATAAATAGGTAGAAATAGTTATTAGAATAGCtggtttctaatttttaaaacaaaaggaaGCTTACTGTAAAAATTGTCTTTATCTACTAAATACCTTTAGTCTTTTCCTtagtctcttcttcttcttctgactTTAACCATATACAGGTCTCTCTTCCATCTGTTGCTATAATGATCTATGGTACCATCTTTTGGAAATGTATGCCACTTTTTCTTGCAGTTTGATTTATGCCTTACCACAGAGATATCACCAAATCGAGtgacttttttcccccttaggtgttcactttttttagtttttgttttattttgtttttgtggtattaaatagagatggaacccaggggcactctaccactaagccacatcaccaactctatttttttaaattttgagatagggtcttactaagttgcctgggccagccttgaacttgagattctgctGTCTTGGCCTGCAGgtagctgaaattacaggtgtgtaccattgtGCACCTGgcaaggtttgtttgtttgttttttaataacaaaatagCCATTTACCTAGATATCTTCCTTTATTAACTTTTGATACTGTGGTTGCTTGGATAGTATTCTCCAAGAtaataatattattttcttttcttctacttCATTACCACCACCCTCACCCAAATCACCTGATTCTGGCTCTTGAGTCAACAAATCTTAAATTAAAATTCTgttgacagggctggggatgtggctcaagtggtagcgcgctcacctgacatgcgtgcggcccgggttcgatcctcagtaccacatacaaacaaagatgttgtgtccgctgaaaactaaaaaatgaatattaaaattctctctctctctcaaaaaaaaaaaaaaaaagataatgaaagAATACCatgaacaacttaaaaaaaaattcaattgacATATGGGTCCCCACTGATactagacatatatatatatatatggtgctGCAGATGTACAAAGATGAAGAATATTGTTCTTATTTGAAACTAAGGATATCTTGTAGGTGAGAGAAAATAGATACACTAAAAATTGTAATATAATACTGTTTTGATAATGAAGATAAACTATAATATAAGGCTAATTAACTCATGAAAAAGAGATCTCATGTCAGAGATATTATATCAGATTTGGGGGGTATAAAAGTGTGCCAGCTAAGTAATTATCTTAATCTAAAAACCCATTTTCTATGCTATGTTTTATTACTAGACCTAGCATATTATGCCAACCCCACTTCCCACTCCCCTTATCTACAGAGAATCCTTAGGTGATGCCTGAAACCACAGATATTACCAAATCCTACACACAAAAAACTTGTGACAGCCACAACTAATTTCTGAAGCAAAAGGAAGCTTACTATAAAAATTGTCTTTAACTACTATACCTTTAGTCTTTTCCTTAGTCACTTCCTCTGACTTTAACCATATACAGGTCTCTCTTCCATCTGTTGTGATAATGATCTGTGGTACCATCTTTTGAAAATGTATGCCACTTTTTCTGATAACCAAGACAGCTATTAAGTGAATGATAGGTGGGTTAGCATATACAGCATGGATATGCAGAGGGATGATTCACATTCTAGGTGGGGTAAAGCTGGACAATGTGAGATTTCACCATGTGCATAATGGCacacaatttaaaatttatgaattatttatttctagaGTTTTCTGTTTATTATATTGGTTAACTATAGGTAACTAAAACAATGGAAAGTGAAACTATAGATAAGGGGATTTCTGTACTCTGCAAACCACATCTGCTTTCTAATCTATCTCCTCATTATCTCCTGCCACTGGAGGGTCTCTTGAGGGATATTACAAGGCTAGAAAAAGTAAAAGTAACAAGTTGTTTTTCCTTCCTCTTGGCTTCCATTTCCTTTGAGCAACCCAGGAACACTTCTTCACCCTGGCTACATGAGTTTGTCTTGTAGCAAGAACTGAATCCAGTTTGCATTTTCTCTAATACCATAACTGCACCTTCCTCCTCAAGGTTGTGGATCTCACCCTTGGGTCCTTCTCTAACCTCAGATATGTTAGTACCAACTAATTTATGCCTCTTCTTCAGAGGTTTGAGTTTCAGTTCCATGTGGTTGTCCCTCTAAACTTCTAAAATTTCTAGCTTCTTCCCTACTTTTAGGGTTGTTAGCTGCTtcctgtatttgccatctccttggTATCTTTTCAGTTACCGGTTACCAACTTTATACTTAATTAATAAACCTTTATATTAAATTCTTTGTTCCCATAGTGTGACTTCTATTTCCTGATTATACATCGACTGATACTAGAAGGAGAAAATAGTATTTCAATGTGACTTGAAGGAAGGGTCTAATTTCATAGGTAAAAATTAGGgaatttcaaataaaatgaatACCAGCAAGAGTAAAGGTAACAAAGATAAAGTATGGTGTAAATTTGGGAAACATTTATGTTctatgattttttgttttgtatttttctttaagCATAAGAGTAGGGAATTATGATAGAAATTTGGAAAGAAATATCAGGGTAGCTAGTGCATTCATGTGTAAtactttttttcccctaagaCTTAAAGATATTGTACTAGAGAACTTTTAAGccacaaaataatttttatattaacatGTTTATATCAAAATTGTAATCAGATGAGGGgatagaaaaattaaataaagggaaAGAAGCCAAAGAAAGAATATTTTGATTTCTGTAAACTTTTTCAACTTCTTCATTGAACCTAAAGATCACAGAGTTCTTTTTTCCAGATGTACCTTAAATATACAGTAGTTGGAAAATATCCAAGTTTATAGTAACTAAGTCTGTTAATTGGCTTACTTTACCTTTAACCAAAGTATATACATTGAGGGTTAAAagattatttacttttatgtgtttGATGTTTAGGCAAGACAGCAAcaagcagaattggctcaacaggaATGGCTTCAAATGCAGCAGGCTGCCCAACAAGCCCAGCTTGCTGCTGCCTCAGCCAGTGCATCCAATCAGGCAGGATCTTCTCAagatgaagatgatgatgatgatatctGAAATTCACCAGCTGAGTTTGTGTTTCTTCTATAAATGTTTTTTCTTGCAcaacaaaacagtgaaagaaatagcTTATCTGTAATTTTGTATACATCTTGGTGGACTTGCCAATTGGTATTCTAGGGATGTCTGCTGTTAAGTTTCATCTATTGTGTGCTATACATGTAAAAACTGTATCTTTGAACTATTGAAAATTTAAGGTTCAGAATatcaattttgaatttttaatggcGTTTATGAAATTTTAGATAGCAGTGAGCCCTTTATTTGATCAATAAACAGTGTTACAAAAACTTCAAGTTTATAAAAATACAGTGGAATTTATAAAGAAGTTCTTAATCTGCATTTGCATTTCCTCTGCCCTTTTAACCAAATTAAAATTGGGAATTTTAAATTGAGGTGGGGTGCAGTGTGATGCAGAATAAATTGGATCAGGTTGGTGAAAAAAAGAGTTCAGTTATGTATTATCTGaattttttgtcttttaaaatgaGTATATACACAGGCAATAAACATGCTCAGATAAATATACTTATTTAGAGAGTTCTCAATACAAGACATTTAAAAACTAGGAAGGGAGTGTGTTCAATAGTAGTTGTATAAATTTGATGagttatgtttttttgttttgttttgcgtaGAGGTGAAAGCTAGTTTTATTATAGCATAATTTATCTTGAGCTACACTATTACATTTCAAAGACTGCCCAATTTTGAAGACTGTCATTATTCTTACTATTTCACTCCAGTTCAATACTTGTTATAGTATTACTTGCTTAGTCCATTCATGTTTATATTGTTCAAGTATATAGGTGGGACTTGTGAAACAATTGCTTGGTTCCGTTGGTTTAACTGAGGTTCATGAATATTCAGACCTTTGCTAGGGAAAAGAAATGAAAGCTAATGGATATGCTTGCTATGAAAgagggctttttaaaaaatttaacttgTAGTTGTAGTTTACTTATTGTTTTTAGCattacatttacattttcttgACTAGATGGCCTAGAGAATCCCATTGCTACCTTTTGAAATGACATTGTCTCCATCATAATTGAGTAATAGCtttaaaaaattgattctttttaaagaaagtgTCATAATTCATCAGCTCTATACGAAACAAATAGTTTCAACTTGCTCATTAAAGGGACGAATCTTTAATCTGATTCCAATAAATAAAGTATAGTATTGATTATTATAGGAATTCAGCATATTGGAGGAAAAATGGCACATTATATTTTGGAAACAGAAAGGAAAAGCTACTTAAAATAACATGAAGTAATTAAATTCCTATGTCAGTTGCCAAATCATTTAAATTTCTATATTCCCCAAGCCCAAAAATAGATTCTAGCTGCCATGATTCCAATTTTAATTGGAGAGCTAAATAAGTAAAGTTTGTAAGTATTAGATGTCTTAATCATATTTTGCATTTTAGAAAAAGGGAAACATCGTTGTATACGTATCAAATACACTTCCCCCATATAAGAAAAAGGTTAATAGTTTTGCCGAATGTTACTTCAAGTTACTTCCTGGATGTCATATCCATGAAGTACGTTTGGATGAGAtggaattgttttttaaaaagtttaagtaCCAAAGGTAGTCTAGTCTAGAGAAATAATAAGTTAATAAGTATTGGCTTTTCCAATTTGTACTGTAACattcttatactttttttttttttttttttttgagtgtatCTATTTCTCAAGTAAACAACTTAGATATTTTTCCATGCCTTTTTCTTTCTGATGCAGCGTTCAGGTTAATTAATATTTTACTGCATCTGATAATGTATTATATGTTTGAAGCCTATGActtttcattttgacattcttgTGATTTCATATGCTGTATTCTTCAAGCAATAAAATTCTGATGtgttttataaattgtttttatatttaatgatCTATAGGGAGATATCTATCACTATTTTTACTAGTTTCAGGAATGTTAGACCCAAAAAGACATTTTGGTCATTTGGTGTATTTCTTGTTTGTTtactgttatttcagaaaatgtgattttacttgtgtttttgtaatttacaGCAAGGCATAACAAAACTAATTaagcagtattttatttttagcatTTTAAAAGTTACTGTTATATGTTGCCAGTCATTAAAACTTTTTAGTCTTTGGAGACAAAAACAAAATCTTCAGagtttttgagaaataaaattgtcatttagtaaagatttttttccatCCCCTTGAATATCTATCTTTTTCAGCAGATTGTAAGATTGATAAGCATTGAAAAAAGgcaccaatttttaaaattgcataTACCTATATACATACTGGAGAGTGCACAAATAAAGGTCTGTACAAATTAAATACATTCAGCATCAGCCCTCAGATTAAGTAGACACAGAGCATTATGAACAACCTAAAAGCACCTGGGCCCTTACCTTAATACTGTCTTCTTCTTCCTTAGAAGTAACTACTATTCTCACTTAAAATCATAGATTAGTTTTGCCTGCAACACGAATTTGTTCTCATACAGTCCTAGAGATGAGAAGTCCTAAATCAGGACTTTCGTTAGGTCAAAATCAAGGTATCCACAAGGTTGATTCCTTAGGATTGTGAGAGGAGAAtcctttttgatgtttttttttcagattctaaTGACTGCCATTACTGGGATTATAGCCCCTTCTTCCATGTGTCTTCTGCTATTCCTACATCATATTCTCATACATAGTCAGATCTTTCTTCTCTCTTACATTTATGACACTTTTtttaaccttgaaaggaatttaTGGCTCCTCCAGATATTTCAGAATAATCCTCCCATCTCAAAATTCTGAATTTGATCACATGTGCAAAGTCTCTTACCATTTTAAATGATAGTCACAGGTTCTAGAGATTAGGATCTGGTCATCTTTGGAGGCTATTATTTAATCTACCAAAGTGACCTTGACCAATATAGTTGCATATATTTGTAGTTCTTTCATTATCTTTGTTGCATTTAGTGTTCCATTTATCCATTTCTTATTACATCCAAAATTTACTATCCATTGTATCCATACTATCTTTGATGAACATTTGAGGAATTTCTAGTTCTGGGCTATTAGGAATAGTGCTAGTGAAGAACGTTTTTATATACTTTTTACTTATGTGAGTGGGTATGAACCTAGGAGGGGAATTTCTGGGTCATGGGGTGTGCATATTTTTAATTATAGTATGTGCTGTTGAACCGTTTTCCTCAGTGTTTGTAAGAAGGCACCATTTCAATATGTAGCTAAATAATGAATTATCCTAATGGTCTAGGGGCCTAACAATGTTAGTGGATTTCTCAAAACACCTAAATTATATCAAATGAGTTATATTTCTACAGCAGGTCTGCTTCTATTTAAtataagaggaaaataaaaatagaagtattTGTTCTTATTACTGATAGTAGTAGTATGCACTCATTAGGTTATTGCTCCTCAAATGTAATAGAAGTTTAAGGTAATTCTAAATAATAGGTTGAGTTATAAGTAGTGTGTTGAGTTGTAGAAAAATATGTGATTTAATTTTTCAGTTaggttttaaaaaacctatttaaATAAATACACGGATATTTCCTCATAAAGTTCTCTAAATTATATCTGTCAAACTTAAAGATGACTGTGTGACcattaaaaaaaagtattcagTCCAGATAGTATGCATAGGCACTGCCTTCTTTTGTCTTCAATTTggattttttgtttccttctctGACCCTGGCCCTTTAGCCAGAAGTCCTGTTCTGCTaccctctctttttcttcttacCCAGGGTCAATAAGTATCACAGGTAAAGTGAAGAGAATGACAACATTATAAGCAGCCTCTCACCAAAGTGTTACCAGTCCTTATCCAGTTTcctcaaaataaatgaaaagagaaaGTAGGGAATAAAAGGAGAAGAATTTTTAACTTATGACCCGTTACTACTGTAAATCAAGAAACTTAATAAAGCCTTAGAACAGGATATCTCAACCTCAGTATTATTAgcgttcattattttttttttttttttttgtgggaggcTATTTTGTACATTGTAGGGTCATTAGCAACATTGGCTTAGACCCACTACATGCTAATAGCACCCCTTCTAGCCCCACCCCCAGTTGTGACAACCCCAAAATATATCaagacattgccaaatgtcttTGGGAACAGGGAAGAGGGCTAAAATTATCCATTGTTGAAAATTACTGCCTTAGAATAGTGAGGGTTTCTTTTTAGATAGTGTACTGGGGGAAAGGCTATGAAACTGAATCCTTGTTAGAAGTAACATAATGTTACTGGAAAAAGATAGAAACAGATGATTTTAAAAGAATAGGCCCAGGATTAAAATGAGTTTTCAGAAAATCCGGTCATACAGGCCGCTCTTAACTTCACATCTGCGGATCCCTTCAGCCCCTTAGAGTCCAGACCACTTATATATCTGTCTACCAGCTTTCTGCTTTTTTCACCTTGCTGCTAGCCACAGATATTTTGACACAGATTTGGTATACTGTGTCATTAGtgtgtacatatttattttttgcgggactagagattgaacctaggggcactctaccactactAAATCCCTAATTTTTGGTGGTGGGTGGGGGATACTAAGGATTGAaatggacactcaaccactgagcaacatccccagtcctattttgtattttatttagagacagtgtctcactgagttgcttagcacttcacttttgctgaagctgg is a window encoding:
- the Dr1 gene encoding protein Dr1 — its product is MASSSGNDDDLTIPRAAINKMIKETLPNVRVANDARELVVNCCTEFIHLISSEANEICNKSEKKTISPEHVIQALESLGFGSYISEVKEVLQECKTVALKRRKASSRLENLGIPEEELLRQQQELFAKARQQQAELAQQEWLQMQQAAQQAQLAAASASASNQAGSSQDEDDDDDI